A genome region from Bombus pyrosoma isolate SC7728 linkage group LG14, ASM1482585v1, whole genome shotgun sequence includes the following:
- the LOC122574686 gene encoding metabotropic glutamate receptor 7-like isoform X5, with amino-acid sequence MSVGKILTWMLYFIIVSECHIRKGRDEDGSKLIRINGDVILGGIFPMHEQVAGSIGQSPCGAVKEEKGMQRLEAMLYVLDEINSNDELLPNTTLGALILDSCSSDTYALDQSMEFVRSYMNQDISEYKCENDKPPMYVPHKPVTGVIGASFSVVSIMVANILRLFKIPQISYASTSTELSDKSRFEYFSRVVPPDNFQAQAMVEIIHQLGWKYVSTVAVEGDYGEKGIASFTSLSTEYSICVAVSEKILRNAKAEDFDKIVERLGSKHNARGVVLFVDEDNIRKLLQATVRANRTGHFMWIGSDSWGAKVYPVRDQEFAAEGAITILPYRTSLQDFDDYYLSLRPRVDNECDGQSESNVPHKKLPGKIVNCRNIWFREFWSQHHKCSFNANLSAGMTPCTGNEKLIDYEQEGLVPFVVDAVYAMAHGVHNLINEECINNAGTNHYLCEDLRPAPDGQQLLQHIRNVSFIGRQGTEIKFKSDGDAYGFYNIYQYQRKEDGRFDYVLIGRWKEELDLDINMTRWATGPGEMHIPRSLCSDNCPLGHVRNFQEACCWSCVACREDAYVFNDTCRSCGPGYAPDETVTSCIKLTAEVIPWTSPWALVPLIFASIGILSTLFTTIVFIRFNRTPVIMASGRELCYVLLVGILSCYGMSFVILSKPTTWNCTYLRIGLGLCLSICYSAILTKTNRISRIFNQGTKSIKRPSYTSPKSQVVIAIGITAVQLVGVIVWLIIEPPDTTEIHPYPLSAVLTCRVSTFSLMMSLVYNMFLILMCTLYAFKTRKIPENFNEAKYIGFTMYSTCIVWLAFVPIYFGSNNDYKVQIASMCMCINISASVALGCLFTPKVYLVLFQPYKNVRPGHANICFRN; translated from the exons ATGAGCGTGGGGAAGATTTTAACATggatgttatattttatcatagtAAGCGAGTGCCACATTCGAAAGGGACGCGACGAGGATGGTTCGAAGCTTATACGTATCAATGGTGATGTAATTCTCGGAGGAATCTTTCCTATGCATGAACAA gTGGCAGGTTCCATCGGTCAATCACCATGCGGTGcagtgaaagaagaaaaaggaatgcAACGTTTGGAGGCTATGTTGTACGTtctcgatgaaataaattcaaacgaTGAGTTATTGCCAAACACCACGTTAGGCGCGCTTATTCTCGACTCCTGCAGCAGCGATACATATGCACTTGACCAGAGTATGGAATTCGTCAGATCTTATATGAATCAA GATATATCGGAATACAAATGTGAAAATGACAAACCACCGATGTATGTGCCCCATAAACCTGTCACGGGTGTTATAGGAGCTTCGTTTAGCGTAGTCTCCATTATGGTAGCCAATATTCTGCGATTATTCAAG ATACCACAGATAAGCTACGCATCAACGAGCACAGAATTGTCGGATAAAAGtcgcttcgaatattttagtaGGGTAGTGCCGCCAGATAATTTTCAAGCTCAAGCCATGGTGGAAATCATTCATCAACTCGGTTGGAAATACGTATCTACGGTTGCAGTTGAAGGTGATTACGGAGAGAAG GGTATTGCCAGTTTCACCTCATTGTCGACGGAGTATAGTATCTGCGTAGCAGTCAGCGAGAAGATTTTGAGAAATGCGAAAGCCGaagatttcgataaaattgtcGAAAGACTCGGCTCAAAACACAATGCCAGGGGTGTCGTTTTATTCGTCGATGAAGATAACATAAG GAAACTTCTACAGGCAACTGTTAGAGCTAATCGTACAGGCCATTTCATGTGGATAGGTAGCGATTCGTGGGGTGCTAAAGTATATCCAGTGAGAGATCAAGAATTCGCGGCGGAGGGTGCAATCACAATTTTGCCTTATAGAACATCCCTTCAAG attttgaCGACTATTATTTAAGCCTTCGACCAAGAGTGGATAATGAGTGTGATGGACAGAGTGAAAGCAATGTGCCACATAAAAAATTGCCtggaaaaatagtaaattgtCGAAATATTTGGTTTCGAGAATTTTGGTCTCAGCATCACAAATGCAGCTTCAATGCAAACTTGTCTGCTGGCATGACACCCTGTACTGGTaacgagaaattaattgattatgaGCAAGAAGGATTGGTGCCATTTGTCG TTGATGCAGTTTACGCAATGGCGCATGGtgttcataatttaataaacgaagaatgtataaataatgcTGGAACTAACCATTATTTGTGCGAAGATCTTCGTCCAGCCCCAGACGGTCAACAACTTCTTCAACACATTCGAAATGTTAGTTTTATCG GTCGTCAAGGtactgaaattaaattcaaatccGATGGTGATGCGTAtggattttataatatatatcagtatcaaagaaaagaagatggGCGTTTTGATTATGTTCTTATCGGTAGATGGAAAGAGGA GTTGGACCTCGATATTAACATGACAAGGTGGGCAACAGGACCCGGAGAAATGCACATCCCTCGAAGTTTATGCAGCGATAATTGCCCGCTGGGTCATGTACGCAATTTTCAG GAAGCCTGTTGTTGGAGTTGTGTGGCATGTCGCGAAGACGCTTACGTTTTTAATGACACTTGTCGCAGCTGTGGTCCAGGATATGCTCCGGATGAAACAGTAACAAGTTGCATCAAACTAACAGCAGAAGTTATTCCATGGACTAGTCCGTGGGCATTGGTCCCATTAATATTTGCATCCATTGGCATACTTAGTACTTTGTTTACAACTATAGTTTTCATTCG TTTCAATCGTACTCCAGTAATTATGGCTTCTGGACGCGAGTTATGTTACGTGTTGCTAGTAGGGATTCTATCGTGTTACGGCATGAGTTTCGTGATATTAAGCAAGCCAACTACATGGAATTGCACATATCTGAGAATCGGTCTTGGCTTGTGCTTAAGCATCTGTTATAGCGCGATACTAACTAAAACGAATCGTATATCACGCATATTCAATCAAGGAACTAAAAGTATAAAGAGGCCTTCCTATACATCTCCGAAGAGCCAAGTTGTAATCGCTATCG GGATCACTGCAGTGCAATTAGTTGGTGTTATCGTCTGGCTAATCATTGAACCACCGGATACCACGGAAATTCATCCGTATCCGTTATCAGCAGTACTCACATGCCGCGTTTCCACGTTTTCATTGATGATGTCCCTCGTCTACAATATGTTTCTAATACTCATGTGCACTTTGTACGCATTCAAAACACGTAAGATACCGGAGAATTTCAACGAAGCGAAATACATTGGTTTTACAATGTATTCAACTTGCATTGTATGGTTAGCTTTCGTACCCATCTACTTTGGCTCAAACAATGACTACAAG gTGCAAATCGCAAGCATGTGCATGTGCATCAACATCTCTGCGTCAGTAGCTCTCGGTTGTCTTTTCACTCCGAAAGTATATTTGGTACTTTTTCAAccatataaaaatgttcggCCCGGACATGCGAAT ATATGTTTTAGGAACTAG
- the LOC122574686 gene encoding metabotropic glutamate receptor 8-like isoform X2, with protein sequence MSVGKILTWMLYFIIVSECHIRKGRDEDGSKLIRINGDVILGGIFPMHEQVAGSIGQSPCGAVKEEKGMQRLEAMLYVLDEINSNDELLPNTTLGALILDSCSSDTYALDQSMEFVRSYMNQDISEYKCENDKPPMYVPHKPVTGVIGASFSVVSIMVANILRLFKIPQISYASTSTELSDKSRFEYFSRVVPPDNFQAQAMVEIIHQLGWKYVSTVAVEGDYGEKGIASFTSLSTEYSICVAVSEKILRNAKAEDFDKIVERLGSKHNARGVVLFVDEDNIRKLLQATVRANRTGHFMWIGSDSWGAKVYPVRDQEFAAEGAITILPYRTSLQDFDDYYLSLRPRVDNECDGQSESNVPHKKLPGKIVNCRNIWFREFWSQHHKCSFNANLSAGMTPCTGNEKLIDYEQEGLVPFVVDAVYAMAHGVHNLINEECINNAGTNHYLCEDLRPAPDGQQLLQHIRNVSFIGRQGTEIKFKSDGDAYGFYNIYQYQRKEDGRFDYVLIGRWKEELDLDINMTRWATGPGEMHIPRSLCSDNCPLGHVRNFQEACCWSCVACREDAYVFNDTCRSCGPGYAPDETVTSCIKLTAEVIPWTSPWALVPLIFASIGILSTLFTTIVFIRFNRTPVIMASGRELCYVLLVGILSCYGMSFVILSKPTTWNCTYLRIGLGLCLSICYSAILTKTNRISRIFNQGTKSIKRPSYTSPKSQVVIAIGITAVQLVGVIVWLIIEPPDTTEIHPYPLSAVLTCRVSTFSLMMSLVYNMFLILMCTLYAFKTRKIPENFNEAKYIGFTMYSTCIVWLAFVPIYFGSNNDYKVQIASMCMCINISASVALGCLFTPKVYLVLFQPYKNVRPGHANTGGLQSGNRAVYSMRFSGGRSQTMQSMTSCSRSSPPASRPSQDEVKHANECQARIHETTVEIYDDDEEDRKLSTIQEVSESRDISSPSMFAENCRNRSRKSISSDSDQSGDPARKNRMGTISCISDKVESYKTEANIFPSEDQTFHVYSDSPTFSDFSS encoded by the exons ATGAGCGTGGGGAAGATTTTAACATggatgttatattttatcatagtAAGCGAGTGCCACATTCGAAAGGGACGCGACGAGGATGGTTCGAAGCTTATACGTATCAATGGTGATGTAATTCTCGGAGGAATCTTTCCTATGCATGAACAA gTGGCAGGTTCCATCGGTCAATCACCATGCGGTGcagtgaaagaagaaaaaggaatgcAACGTTTGGAGGCTATGTTGTACGTtctcgatgaaataaattcaaacgaTGAGTTATTGCCAAACACCACGTTAGGCGCGCTTATTCTCGACTCCTGCAGCAGCGATACATATGCACTTGACCAGAGTATGGAATTCGTCAGATCTTATATGAATCAA GATATATCGGAATACAAATGTGAAAATGACAAACCACCGATGTATGTGCCCCATAAACCTGTCACGGGTGTTATAGGAGCTTCGTTTAGCGTAGTCTCCATTATGGTAGCCAATATTCTGCGATTATTCAAG ATACCACAGATAAGCTACGCATCAACGAGCACAGAATTGTCGGATAAAAGtcgcttcgaatattttagtaGGGTAGTGCCGCCAGATAATTTTCAAGCTCAAGCCATGGTGGAAATCATTCATCAACTCGGTTGGAAATACGTATCTACGGTTGCAGTTGAAGGTGATTACGGAGAGAAG GGTATTGCCAGTTTCACCTCATTGTCGACGGAGTATAGTATCTGCGTAGCAGTCAGCGAGAAGATTTTGAGAAATGCGAAAGCCGaagatttcgataaaattgtcGAAAGACTCGGCTCAAAACACAATGCCAGGGGTGTCGTTTTATTCGTCGATGAAGATAACATAAG GAAACTTCTACAGGCAACTGTTAGAGCTAATCGTACAGGCCATTTCATGTGGATAGGTAGCGATTCGTGGGGTGCTAAAGTATATCCAGTGAGAGATCAAGAATTCGCGGCGGAGGGTGCAATCACAATTTTGCCTTATAGAACATCCCTTCAAG attttgaCGACTATTATTTAAGCCTTCGACCAAGAGTGGATAATGAGTGTGATGGACAGAGTGAAAGCAATGTGCCACATAAAAAATTGCCtggaaaaatagtaaattgtCGAAATATTTGGTTTCGAGAATTTTGGTCTCAGCATCACAAATGCAGCTTCAATGCAAACTTGTCTGCTGGCATGACACCCTGTACTGGTaacgagaaattaattgattatgaGCAAGAAGGATTGGTGCCATTTGTCG TTGATGCAGTTTACGCAATGGCGCATGGtgttcataatttaataaacgaagaatgtataaataatgcTGGAACTAACCATTATTTGTGCGAAGATCTTCGTCCAGCCCCAGACGGTCAACAACTTCTTCAACACATTCGAAATGTTAGTTTTATCG GTCGTCAAGGtactgaaattaaattcaaatccGATGGTGATGCGTAtggattttataatatatatcagtatcaaagaaaagaagatggGCGTTTTGATTATGTTCTTATCGGTAGATGGAAAGAGGA GTTGGACCTCGATATTAACATGACAAGGTGGGCAACAGGACCCGGAGAAATGCACATCCCTCGAAGTTTATGCAGCGATAATTGCCCGCTGGGTCATGTACGCAATTTTCAG GAAGCCTGTTGTTGGAGTTGTGTGGCATGTCGCGAAGACGCTTACGTTTTTAATGACACTTGTCGCAGCTGTGGTCCAGGATATGCTCCGGATGAAACAGTAACAAGTTGCATCAAACTAACAGCAGAAGTTATTCCATGGACTAGTCCGTGGGCATTGGTCCCATTAATATTTGCATCCATTGGCATACTTAGTACTTTGTTTACAACTATAGTTTTCATTCG TTTCAATCGTACTCCAGTAATTATGGCTTCTGGACGCGAGTTATGTTACGTGTTGCTAGTAGGGATTCTATCGTGTTACGGCATGAGTTTCGTGATATTAAGCAAGCCAACTACATGGAATTGCACATATCTGAGAATCGGTCTTGGCTTGTGCTTAAGCATCTGTTATAGCGCGATACTAACTAAAACGAATCGTATATCACGCATATTCAATCAAGGAACTAAAAGTATAAAGAGGCCTTCCTATACATCTCCGAAGAGCCAAGTTGTAATCGCTATCG GGATCACTGCAGTGCAATTAGTTGGTGTTATCGTCTGGCTAATCATTGAACCACCGGATACCACGGAAATTCATCCGTATCCGTTATCAGCAGTACTCACATGCCGCGTTTCCACGTTTTCATTGATGATGTCCCTCGTCTACAATATGTTTCTAATACTCATGTGCACTTTGTACGCATTCAAAACACGTAAGATACCGGAGAATTTCAACGAAGCGAAATACATTGGTTTTACAATGTATTCAACTTGCATTGTATGGTTAGCTTTCGTACCCATCTACTTTGGCTCAAACAATGACTACAAG gTGCAAATCGCAAGCATGTGCATGTGCATCAACATCTCTGCGTCAGTAGCTCTCGGTTGTCTTTTCACTCCGAAAGTATATTTGGTACTTTTTCAAccatataaaaatgttcggCCCGGACATGCGAAT ACGGGTGGACTTCAAAGCGGTAACCGCGCAGTATACAGCATGCGATTTTCTGGCGGTCGTAGTCAAACAATGCAGAGCATGACCTCCTGTTCTCGGAGCAGTCCACCGGCATCACGTCCAAGCCAGGACGAGGTGAAACATGCCAACG AGTGTCAGGCCAGAATTCATGAGACCACCGTGGAGATATACGACGATGACGAAGAGGACCGTAAGCTCTCTACTATCCAGGAAGTGTCAGAATCAAGAGACATTTCCAGTCCTTCGATGTTCGCGGAAAATTGCCGAAATCGAAGTCGGAAGTCGATTTCCAGCGATTCCGACCAG TCGGGCGATCCAGCACGTAAAAATCGCATGGGAACGATCAGTTGCATCTCCGACAAAGTGGAGTCTTATAAAACTGAAGCTAACATTTTCCCAAGCGAAGATCAAACTTTCCACGTCTACAGCGATTCACCGACGTTTTCCGATTTTTCATCGTAA